In the genome of Fusarium poae strain DAOMC 252244 chromosome 1, whole genome shotgun sequence, the window GTTTGGTACTATGAGTGATGTGATAGTACTTAAGAACATGCTGGAGAACATGCCCAATCTACAGGAAGAGATCGCAGGAGGTCTAGGACAAGAAATAGGAGAAGAGTGTGGAGAGAAGGTATGTTGGAGTGTTTTTCGGTACACGCTCTGCTTTGAACTAACAGTGATGCAGTACGGACGCGTAGAAAGATTGTACATCGACCAAGAGAGCCGCAAGGTCTTTATCAAGTTCACAAACCAGGTTTCCGCACTCAGGGTGAGTATTTCAGGACTCTTACTGATGTTTGATCAACTAATCACATCTTGCAGGCTGTAAACGAATTAGACGGTCGTGTTTTCAATGGCAATACGATCTTGCCAGAATTTTATGATACAGAGAAATTTGAACAAGGAAAATACAACTAGACATTTCAGGGCCAAAAGAGATAGATACCAGCACCTTCATTACAAGGATGGTCAGTAATGAAGTCGAAAATAACTGGGCGTGTTACAAGTATAGATTGGGGATTAATTTCCTGAGTTGCCGCGTCGTAGGATTCCAATCAAACTTGAGCTTTCGTGCACATCAGAAAAGTGCTTCAGATAGATAGGCTCATGACAACTTCGAACTTTTACCACGAATAAAAATACTCTTGTCACCCAGGGTCTGTGTACAATGAATTTAATCCTCACATTTTGAAGCTGACTGAGAGTTATGAACCACGGCCGGATAAAGATTGGACAGACCTTGCGCTTCGCGAGTAACAATAATCAAAATTAATAGAGATGACACAGGTTTTAGAGAATTAGTTTAGTTAGTCAACACTTGAAAGAGAGACAGGCACAGTTTCAGAAACAGTAAAAAGTCCAAATACAATCGATTATTAAGCTCTAACGGGTTATCCTTTACACGCAGTTACCGCCCCCATGAAAAGCAATTTGTGCCCCATGAAGAATGACCAAGCACAAGATGTCGTAAAGAAAAGTCAGGAAACATGATGACGACAGGGTATGACGCCTTTAAAGAGAAAAGCTAGTAGTCTTGCCTCATCTATGTTTAGAAGATCTGAGCGAGGGCAGCGACACCAGCAAGAGCAAGGACAGCCATGTTGATGCTGACGCTGCCGGCGGCGCTGTCGTCGTCCTCATTGCTTTGGGAAGAACCAGAGCCATCGCTCTCCTCACCACCGTCCTCACCCTCGTTGGCCTTCTTGTTGTTGAAAGTGCAGCTCTCCTTGCCGTCAATCTTGCCATCGCTCTTCAGGTCGTCAAAGTATTTGCAGAACTCCTCGATATCGGTGGTTGATGAAACGACGACACTGCCGCTGACTTGGTCGAGCTTGGGGAGTTTGACCCTGTGAGAATATTGATTAGAAAGAGGACCAGAGGATAGACAGATTTTGTACTCACTTTTCGAAGCTACCACGGAGGGCAACACCACCGGTaaccttctccagcttgGGGAAGTCGTCAATGGCCATAAGCTTGGTGTTGTTCTGAATGGTGAAACCACCACCAATCTCCTCGAGCAGGGGGAAAGAGACGTTGGTGAGCTTCTTCATGTCAATGAGAGAGAGGGTCTCCTCGATGACGGTCAAGTTGGGGGCGCTGAAGAACTCGAGCGAAGGGTTAGCGCTCAGcttcaagctcttggtgACCTCCTTGAGGAGGGGAACGGAAAAGTTCTTGGCGCTAGAGATCTGGATCTCAGCAGCCAACTCAAGCTTGTCCATGATAATCTCCATAGCATCGTTGCCGTTGTCGAAGATCTTGAGCTCGGAGGTGATGTTGACGAGGTCAGATCGGAAAGCGTTCATCTTTCGGTTGTTGTCGATCTGGAAGCTCTCGACGGTGGCAACGCTAAGACCGCTCAGATCGCTGATGAAGGTATCGGTAATTCGAATGGTCTTGATCTTAGTGACACCTTCGGTACCAAAGTTCAGCTCTCCGAGACGAGGAAGCTTGATGAAGCTAAGGCCGCTCAGGCTCTTGAGAGAGGAGAATTCGAGGTTGCTGAGAGCCTCGAGGTTCTCAAGCTGGAAGTTGCCGTCGATAGACTCAATGGAGGTACTGGAGATAGAGACGATGTCGCCACCGTTCTTGGCAACGAAGTTACCCTCGATCTGCTCGGGGCCATTGATAACAACAGCACCGGCGACCTTCTTATCGATGATGATGTCTCCCTTGACAACTGTGCAGTCGATGGAGGGGGTGGGCTCGGTAACCTTGATGTCGCTGGTGCAGGTAGCGGCTGAAGGAGAATTGTCAGTCATGCAACATGGCAGCGTATCTGTGAAATAACGTACCGGAGACTGCAGAGACACCGAGTGCCGCAATGGCGGAAAGAACCTTAACGGAATGCATTATGACCTGAATAAACAAATTAGATATCGTTGACTTTGAGCGATCGAGCGAAGTAGCGGTTGTTTATATGAATGCCGTGACCCAAAAAAGTAGAATCGCTTCGCAAGATGTGATGCCGATACTGCTGTGGGAGAGATTGCAAGGCAGGATTGTGAAGATGTTGTTGAGATACCCCTTTTTGAGGAAAGGAGTGTTTGAAGGTTACTAACCTATTAGGATGTGAGAAGggtgaagaaggaaggaagaagcgTAGAAGTCAAGTTCAAAAGATTGAAATGACCCAAGACGCTGGAGAATATGGAGAAGGAaggttgttgaggttgtcTAAGGCAAGTGAAGGAAGGATGAGTGAAAGAAAACAGAAGGCAGGATGGAAGGCGAGACGGGACGGATCGGTTGAAACCAATCAAGTATAGAAGCACAAGCCAAGTAAAATTCGCGTCTCGGCGCGCAGCTGGAGCAGGCCAGTCGACCGAGGGATTCTGAAGATCCGATGCGTACGTACCTAGTTTGTAATTGGAAAGGATCCTGTGATTTTGTGGATGGTGTTTGTTTAAGAAAAATCCTTGATGGTTTCTCGGCGAACGATCGAGATATGCAACAGGGAATAGTATAGATTGATATTCCTGGAATTAGGTGTAAAAAGTCTGGCGTATGGACTGAAAGTCACAATGAAGCCTGACAGGAAACGAGTGGCgtgaagagaaaaaaggacGAGAATATTACCAACAATGAGAGGAAGTAAGAGTTCGACGAAggggaagaaaaagaggaggaagaagacgggGAGGGAGGAGATGAAAGTATGGTCAGGCCAGTCGACCGAGATGAGTGCACGGTGGGAATTCGGCGTCGCCTACTTACAAGGGGTGGTTGGCTACCTACTATGTACTACGGCACAAGCTAGGGTAGCTGGGTGGGTTCGAATTGGATGGCAAATGGCAAAGTGACAAAAACAGGGCACCAACAGGTCAGTTTCGGCTCCATCATCCAGGGGCTCTCAGACAAGACGACCGAAAAGGAACCAGTACCGGCCCAGGAAGATGCCAGGGCGAGGTCCAAGTTGCGAACGGGTGTAGCGGCCCATGAGCCTGGTGTgagaaatataaatatccCACAATTTTGGGCGGCATGCACTAATCTCCTGCTAAATGGTTGAGAGACAGTAATAAACATCACCAATTTCATTTTCCATCCCATTGACCATACTATTGAGTGATTACCGACTACTAGTAGATCCATTGAGTTTGGATCTTCCCTGCTGCCGCTCATTCAGGGACATGTACAACAGTACATGAAGAGGGGGTTAAAGCACAAGATTGATACTTTTCTGCTGGAGCCAAGGTTTGTTTGATATACACCCATTGGACAAGATAAAATCTTATGCTTAATGGCCGCGTCAGCGTGTCGAGATACAACAACAATGACAACACTTGCTTCATTCAATTCAGACCAAAACAATTAAAAGCCAGTCCAATACAGGAATGGCGGCGGGTGCCCTCCTTGACTTTAACTACGGGCGTTACAGCTGCATTAGCGGGGTCTATCAGGTACCGCATCTCTGGTGGCCAGAGCACCCGTATCGTCGGTAGTAAGTACATAGCAAGCAAACGTTGCCTTTACTCTTGAATACACCTCTAATTCCGAACCTTCCTTTACGGGATACGTCGACTTGAGCGTGTGGATTTTAAAGCTTCTCTCGTCGATATAGACCTTCTCTAAGAAATATTCCCAGGCTATCCCGTCCCCTAATTTAGGAACTGGCACGTTTGGGCTTCTGATTCCAGCACATCGCATGCAGGCGAGATTTGCACCCCATTCTCAGCTATGGATGCTGCCTCATGTATCCGCTTTACGCATCTACTAGCAGGGGGTTCCAACCCCATACCCCCAGAAGGTAAATCGAGCCACGATAGCGAGAAACTTCCAAGACTTCTGCCTTTGCTGTCCGGTCACTTCACTACCAACCATGATCTCAAGTATCTACTAACAGACGGAGACAATTCACCGCATTCCCGGCCGCTCAAACTCGTCCTGTTCCATTTGCCTCTCTCATGTTTCGCCCGTATCCGCTTGCGATCAAGCCTGGACCTAGATTCTCAAGCTTCAATTCCCCTTCTTCAACCGAAACGTCATCAACACTACAAGACAAGAGCTCAGCCTGGATTCATCATCATGTTACCTGTTTGTGGCAACTGTTACACGGCGGATCTGTCAAGACCGAGCGAGGTGCACGGCATACAGTTACAGTACTGACACGAAATGCTGTCCAACCTCAGCATTGCCAACAAAGGTCGGTATATCCGGAAAGTAAATATTTTAGTGATtcattaataataattcatTGATCGATCTGCCTGATCTTCATGGGGAATTGACAACGCTAAGCATAAACGACACTGAAATTTGATATTGCCAATACGATACGAAATATGGATGTCGCAAGGTCGGCAACAGGGCTCCCGAAAAGCCCCAGGGATACGAATCAAGGAAGCCCAAAGCTTCTTCTCCCTTTCTTCCAGCTCCCATTCCACGTCTTGGTCCAATCTCACATGATTGATAGTATGTTGGCTTTCATTTCCCTCGCTGGCTCTCCTATATCCAGGATTCTTGAAAGAAACATATTCCTTCCCTGACTGACTACACCGAACCCACGTGCTTTGAGGATTCAAGATGAGTCTCAGATGATAATCCTGGCCACTCCTATGTATGTGGCTGTGGGTAAGAGGCACATAATCGCCGGGGCATGCCACGGATAGATCCAGTATTGCGATTTTAGGTAAAAAAGCACTTTTATTCTCGCACCACCCTCTAGCCCAAATCCGCCCCTGATTTGTTTTGTCGCGAGGCTCCGAGAGCTTGTTATCATTTGGTTTCACCCTCAGTTAATAGCCTTGCTTCCATTGATGATCATGATGATTATAATCATCCAAGTAATTAAAACCAGAACAAAGCAAATCTTCCCTTGTATTCAAGCACTTTCTATCCTAGACAATGATTTTCCAGGGTTCGTCGTCTCATATCAACCCCTAAGAATGTCTCTCGCAAGACTATCTGGAAAGAAAAATCATCAACCTGTTGTAACCGTACGTTGTACTCTGTACAGTACTCCATACTCTGATAACAGACAGCGCTAGATGCGTGGCTTTGCTCCCGTTGGCTGTTCGTTTAGATCTTCCCGCTGTCCAGTCTGCCAACGACTGTACCAAGAGCCTCCAGTCTGCGCCTCCATTCCATTATGGCGTGTAAATCCGACGACGTCCGCCCTCCCTCGACGCGTTGCACTCACAACTCTCCACACGCAGCCAAGACTGCGGCTTTGTGTGGGATGTGGGTAACAAGGATGATTTCTTTCTATCTTTTGCTCCTAACCAGTCATGACAATTGACCAAGCCCGTTCCCACATCCCGCATCCATATGCCAAGGTAGCCAAGCAACTTACAATGAATTCGCGATTTACAAAGTGATCGTAAAAGGTTGATCAAGGTTTTCTTTCCGGAGGCTAGACGTATTTTGACTTCTGGGTTGAGCCATTAAACTGGCTTGATGGATGAACTAGAGCCAACCCTGAACACATATTCATGCGTCTGATCTGTGACAAAAcccatcttttttttttggtttcTTTGTCTCTCACAACCTTTACGTTGGAGATGCATCGAGGCCCGCTGCAGGCCGGCAAGGGCGTCCTTGGTCCGATTCGTGGCGCAACCGTCTTCACGCCGTTGGAAGAGCCAGTCTAGCCAGTCCACAAAAGAAGGCCTCCCCTGGAGCCGATCGCCGATAACGAATCAGGTCTTGCCTCGAATTAAGCCAATGAGTGATGACTGTTTGCTGTTGATACGTTGATACCAAAACGACCATGCACTTTTGTAGGGGGAAGCTAACGTATAGGGAGACTAGGAGACAACAATCAACCGAGTCCATGCGTTTGAACGAAGAAAATATTATCCATCGTCGAATGTATCGGGTTCTTTTCCCCGGGTCTGGACCAGTCGTTGAGAGTAGCAACTTATGAATATCGGATGGGGCCTGTATCATGACATCACCACTTATTGTTGCAGTGCTTGTGGGCGCGCATGTCCGATCAACACCATGTGAATAGCATGATAATAAACATATACGCCGACCAGGCAACGGAACCTTATTGCTCCATTATGCACATGTCTGTCTCCTCAACTCGCCACATGTACCACATGAACAGACTTCGATATGGCGAGAACTTGTTCGAAAGTTCGATCATATCTTGTTCTGACATGTACTTCCATTTGCCGCCGCCTTTGGCCTTGAGCTTAGCAACATCACGC includes:
- a CDS encoding hypothetical protein (SECRETED:SignalP(1-20)~TransMembrane:1 (n6-15c20/21o375-395i)~BUSCO:39073at5125) codes for the protein MHSVKVLSAIAALGVSAVSAATCTSDIKVTEPTPSIDCTVVKGDIIIDKKVAGAVVINGPEQIEGNFVAKNGGDIVSISSTSIESIDGNFQLENLEALSNLEFSSLKSLSGLSFIKLPRLGELNFGTEGVTKIKTIRITDTFISDLSGLSVATVESFQIDNNRKMNAFRSDLVNITSELKIFDNGNDAMEIIMDKLELAAEIQISSAKNFSVPLLKEVTKSLKLSANPSLEFFSAPNLTVIEETLSLIDMKKLTNVSFPLLEEIGGGFTIQNNTKLMAIDDFPKLEKVTGGVALRGSFEKVKLPKLDQVSGSVVVSSTTDIEEFCKYFDDLKSDGKIDGKESCTFNNKKANEGEDGGEESDGSGSSQSNEDDDSAAGSVSINMAVLALAGVAALAQIF